One part of the Streptococcus sp. oral taxon 431 genome encodes these proteins:
- the pdxS gene encoding pyridoxal 5'-phosphate synthase lyase subunit PdxS, whose product MTENRYELNKNLAQMLKGGVIMDVQNPEQARIAEAAGAAAVMALERIPADIRAAGGVSRMSDPKMIKEIQEAVSIPVMAKVRIGHFVEAQILEAIEIDYIDESEVLSPADDRFHVDKKEFQVPFVCGAKDLGEALRRIAEGASMIRTKGEPGTGDIVQAVRHMRMMNQEIRRIQNLREDELYVAAKELQVPVELVQYVHENGKLPVVNFAAGGVATPADAALMMQLGAEGVFVGSGIFKSGDPVKRAAAIVKAVTNYQNPQILAQISEDLGEAMVGINENEIQILMAERGK is encoded by the coding sequence ATGACTGAAAATCGTTATGAATTAAATAAGAATTTAGCACAGATGCTTAAGGGTGGCGTCATCATGGATGTTCAAAATCCTGAACAGGCAAGAATTGCTGAGGCTGCAGGTGCGGCAGCAGTTATGGCTTTGGAACGAATCCCAGCTGATATTCGTGCAGCGGGTGGTGTCTCTCGCATGAGTGATCCAAAGATGATTAAGGAAATCCAAGAAGCAGTCAGCATTCCAGTTATGGCTAAGGTTCGAATTGGGCATTTTGTTGAAGCTCAGATTTTAGAAGCTATCGAGATTGACTATATCGATGAGAGCGAAGTTCTATCTCCAGCTGACGATCGTTTCCATGTGGACAAGAAAGAATTTCAAGTTCCTTTTGTTTGTGGTGCTAAAGACCTAGGAGAAGCCTTGCGCCGTATCGCTGAAGGAGCTTCTATGATCCGTACAAAAGGGGAACCAGGAACAGGAGACATTGTTCAGGCGGTTCGTCATATGCGTATGATGAATCAAGAAATTCGCCGCATTCAAAACCTCCGTGAGGACGAGTTATATGTTGCTGCAAAAGAACTCCAAGTACCTGTAGAATTAGTTCAATATGTCCACGAAAATGGAAAATTACCAGTTGTTAACTTTGCGGCTGGAGGAGTCGCAACACCAGCGGACGCTGCTCTTATGATGCAACTAGGTGCAGAAGGTGTCTTTGTTGGTTCAGGGATTTTCAAATCAGGTGATCCTGTTAAACGTGCAGCAGCAATTGTCAAGGCAGTTACAAACTATCAAAATCCTCAAATTTTAGCTCAAATCTCAGAAGATTTGGGAGAAGCCATGGTAGGTATCAACGAGAATGAAATCCAAATTCTCATGGCGGAGAGAGGAAAATAG
- a CDS encoding Nif3-like dinuclear metal center hexameric protein, whose protein sequence is MQASEVIKRYEIYCPQELSMEGDSRGLQIGTLDKEIQKVMIALDIREDTVAEAIEKGIDLIIVKHAPIFRPIKDLVASRPQNQIYIDLIKHDIAVYVSHTNIDIVENGLNDWFCQLLDIKDTTYLQETGPERGIGRIGTIRPQTFKEFADHVKEVFGLDSLRMVYYKETDLQKIISRVAICGGSGQSFFSDAIAKGADVYITGDIYYHTAQEMLSDGLLALDPGHYIEVLFVEKIAAFLNEWKEENDWPLEVIASQASTNPFHHI, encoded by the coding sequence ATGCAAGCAAGTGAAGTGATTAAGCGTTATGAAATCTATTGCCCACAAGAACTTTCTATGGAAGGTGATAGTCGTGGTCTTCAAATTGGTACCTTAGACAAAGAAATCCAAAAGGTCATGATTGCTCTTGATATACGTGAAGATACAGTGGCAGAAGCCATCGAAAAGGGTATCGATTTGATTATCGTTAAGCACGCGCCTATCTTTCGTCCTATCAAGGACTTGGTAGCTAGTCGCCCTCAAAATCAAATTTATATCGACCTCATCAAGCATGATATTGCCGTCTACGTCAGTCATACAAACATTGATATCGTTGAAAATGGTCTTAATGATTGGTTCTGCCAATTGTTAGATATTAAGGATACAACGTACCTACAGGAGACCGGTCCTGAACGTGGGATTGGACGTATTGGAACTATTAGACCTCAAACATTTAAGGAATTTGCTGACCATGTTAAGGAAGTATTTGGTCTAGATAGTCTTCGTATGGTGTATTATAAAGAGACTGATTTGCAAAAAATAATCTCAAGAGTAGCTATTTGTGGTGGCAGTGGGCAGTCTTTCTTTTCTGATGCAATAGCCAAAGGAGCAGATGTCTACATTACTGGTGATATCTATTACCACACTGCTCAAGAGATGTTGTCAGACGGCTTGTTGGCTTTGGATCCGGGACACTATATTGAAGTTCTCTTTGTTGAAAAAATTGCAGCGTTCCTGAACGAATGGAAGGAAGAAAATGATTGGCCTTTAGAGGTTATCGCAAGTCAGGCATCGACCAATCCATTCCATCATATCTAG
- a CDS encoding NAD(P)/FAD-dependent oxidoreductase: MKKVAIVGAGIVGATAAYYLSKETDIEVTVFDHGHGQATKAAAGIISPWFSKRRNKVWYKLARLGADFYVDLLADIEKSGQKVDFYQRSGVFLFKKDESKLEELYQLALQRRDESPLIGKLAILDQESASKLFPGLKGFERLLYASGGARVDGQLLVSRLLEASQVKVVKKEVSLKPLAFGYQIDNQMFDQVILSTGAWLGHILEPLGYEVDVRPQKGQLRDYQVEQDMGAYPVVMPEGEWDLIPFPGGKLSLGATHENDMGFDLTVDENLLNQMEGAALPCYPVLKDADIYGERVGIRAYTSDFSPFFGQVPNLSGVYTASGLGSSGLTTGPIIGYHLAQMLQGRKGVLDPADYPTERYIKKKQ, translated from the coding sequence ATGAAAAAAGTTGCCATTGTAGGAGCAGGAATTGTAGGGGCAACGGCTGCCTACTATCTTTCTAAAGAAACTGATATCGAAGTAACTGTCTTTGATCATGGGCACGGACAAGCGACCAAGGCAGCGGCAGGAATTATCAGCCCCTGGTTTTCTAAACGACGCAATAAGGTCTGGTACAAGTTGGCGCGCCTAGGAGCAGATTTTTATGTAGATTTATTAGCTGATATAGAAAAATCTGGTCAAAAGGTAGATTTTTACCAACGCTCAGGAGTCTTTCTTTTTAAAAAAGATGAGTCCAAACTAGAGGAACTCTATCAACTAGCCTTGCAACGTAGAGATGAATCTCCCTTGATAGGGAAATTAGCCATTCTGGATCAAGAGTCTGCGAGTAAGTTATTCCCTGGTCTAAAGGGATTTGAGAGATTGCTCTATGCTTCTGGAGGGGCTCGAGTAGATGGACAACTTTTAGTTAGTCGCTTGCTTGAAGCCAGTCAAGTGAAGGTCGTAAAGAAAGAGGTCAGTCTAAAACCCTTAGCATTTGGTTATCAAATAGACAACCAAATGTTTGACCAAGTTATCTTGTCCACAGGAGCTTGGCTTGGACACATTTTGGAGCCTTTAGGCTATGAGGTTGATGTTCGTCCTCAAAAGGGGCAACTCCGAGATTACCAAGTGGAACAAGACATGGGAGCTTACCCTGTAGTTATGCCGGAAGGTGAGTGGGATTTGATACCATTTCCCGGCGGTAAGTTATCTCTAGGAGCTACCCATGAAAATGACATGGGATTTGACCTGACGGTCGATGAGAATTTGCTTAATCAAATGGAGGGAGCTGCCTTGCCTTGTTATCCAGTATTGAAGGATGCTGACATCTATGGCGAACGTGTAGGAATTCGGGCTTATACGAGTGACTTTTCTCCATTTTTCGGACAGGTTCCAAACTTATCAGGAGTCTATACAGCAAGTGGTCTAGGATCTTCAGGGTTAACGACTGGTCCTATTATCGGTTATCATCTAGCTCAAATGCTTCAAGGGAGAAAAGGAGTATTGGATCCAGCAGATTATCCGACTGAAAGATACATTAAAAAGAAACAATAG
- a CDS encoding cation-translocating P-type ATPase — protein sequence MDKNKIIGLSQSEVNERQKQGQVNDFKASASTSTWQIVKRNVFTLFNALNFAIALALAFVQAWSNLVFFAVICFNAFSGIVTELRAKHMVDKLNLLNKEKIITIRDGQEIALDPEELVLDDVIRLSAGDQIPSDAIVLEGFAEVNEAMLTGESDLVQKEVEDLLLSGSFLASGSVLAKVHHVGADNYAAKLMLEAKTVKPINSRIMKSLDQLAGFTGKIIIPFGIALLLEALVLKGLPLKSSVVNSSTALLGMLPKGIALLTITSLLTAVIKLGLKKVLVQEMYSVETLARVDMLCLDKTGTITQGKMQVETVLPLTQAYDKDAIAKILTSYMAHSEDKNPTAQAIRKRFVGEVAYPMISSLPFSSDRKWGAMELEGLGTVFLGAPEMLLDAEVPEAREALERGSRVLVLALSQEKLDHHKPQKPSDIQALALLEILDPIREGAAETLDYLRSQEVGLKIISGDNPVTVSSIAQKAGFADYQSYVDCSKINDEELIAMAEETAIFGRVSPHQKKLIIQTLKKAGHTTAMTGDGVNDILALREADCSIVMAEGDPATRQIANLVLLNSDFNDVPEILFEGRRVVNNIAHIAPIFLIKTIYSFLLAVICIASALLGRTEWILIFPFIPIQITMIDQFVEGFPPFVLTFERNIKPVEQNFLRKSMLRALPSALMVVFSVLFVKIFGTSQGWSAIEISTLLYYLLASIGFMSVVRACLPFSLWRVLLIIWSVGGFLGTALFPRIQKLLEISTLTGQTLPIYGIMMLVFIVIFILTSRYQVKR from the coding sequence AATAAAATTATAGGCTTAAGCCAATCAGAAGTTAATGAACGTCAGAAACAGGGGCAAGTCAATGATTTCAAAGCATCAGCTAGTACCAGTACTTGGCAGATTGTAAAACGAAATGTTTTTACTCTCTTCAATGCTTTAAACTTTGCCATTGCCCTAGCGCTCGCCTTTGTTCAAGCTTGGAGCAATCTAGTTTTCTTTGCGGTTATCTGCTTTAATGCATTTTCTGGGATTGTAACCGAGCTACGTGCCAAACATATGGTTGATAAGCTCAATCTCTTGAATAAAGAAAAGATTATCACTATTCGTGATGGACAAGAGATAGCTCTGGATCCTGAGGAGCTTGTTTTGGACGATGTGATTCGCTTGTCAGCAGGGGATCAGATTCCAAGTGATGCCATTGTATTAGAAGGTTTTGCAGAAGTCAATGAAGCTATGTTAACGGGTGAGAGCGACTTGGTCCAAAAGGAAGTTGAAGACTTGCTTTTGTCTGGAAGTTTCTTAGCCAGTGGATCAGTTTTGGCTAAAGTTCACCATGTCGGTGCAGATAACTATGCTGCTAAACTCATGCTTGAAGCTAAGACAGTCAAGCCAATTAACTCTCGTATCATGAAATCGCTAGACCAGTTAGCCGGCTTTACTGGGAAAATTATCATTCCTTTTGGTATTGCTCTCTTGCTTGAAGCCTTGGTCTTAAAAGGTCTGCCACTGAAGTCTTCTGTAGTCAATTCATCTACAGCTCTTTTAGGAATGTTGCCTAAGGGAATCGCCCTTTTGACCATCACCTCTCTCTTAACTGCTGTTATCAAGCTTGGGTTGAAAAAGGTTTTGGTGCAGGAGATGTATTCTGTTGAGACCTTGGCGCGCGTGGATATGCTCTGCTTGGATAAGACAGGTACCATCACCCAAGGGAAGATGCAGGTTGAGACTGTCCTTCCTCTTACGCAAGCTTACGACAAAGATGCCATTGCCAAAATACTAACTAGCTATATGGCACACAGTGAGGATAAAAATCCAACTGCTCAAGCTATTCGAAAGCGTTTTGTGGGAGAGGTAGCTTATCCGATGATTTCAAGCCTTCCATTTTCAAGTGATCGAAAATGGGGAGCAATGGAGTTGGAAGGTCTAGGAACTGTTTTCCTAGGTGCACCGGAGATGTTGTTGGATGCTGAAGTTCCTGAAGCTAGAGAAGCTCTTGAACGAGGATCTCGTGTCTTGGTGTTAGCGCTCAGTCAAGAAAAACTTGACCATCACAAGCCACAAAAACCATCTGATATTCAAGCCTTGGCTTTGCTTGAGATTCTAGATCCGATTCGAGAAGGTGCTGCTGAGACGCTAGACTATCTTCGTTCTCAGGAAGTAGGGCTGAAAATTATTTCTGGTGATAATCCAGTTACCGTTTCAAGTATTGCTCAAAAAGCTGGTTTCGCAGACTATCAGAGCTATGTAGATTGTTCGAAAATTAATGATGAAGAATTGATAGCCATGGCTGAGGAAACAGCCATTTTCGGACGTGTCTCGCCTCATCAAAAGAAACTAATCATCCAAACTCTGAAAAAAGCAGGACATACTACAGCAATGACAGGGGATGGTGTCAATGATATCCTAGCTCTCCGTGAGGCAGACTGCTCCATCGTTATGGCTGAAGGAGATCCAGCGACTCGTCAGATTGCAAATCTGGTCCTCTTGAATTCAGATTTCAATGATGTTCCTGAGATTCTTTTTGAAGGACGTCGTGTGGTCAATAACATTGCCCACATTGCTCCAATTTTCTTGATTAAGACCATCTATTCTTTCTTGTTAGCAGTTATCTGTATTGCAAGTGCATTGTTGGGACGTACTGAATGGATTTTGATTTTCCCATTCATTCCGATTCAGATAACTATGATTGACCAGTTCGTGGAAGGTTTCCCACCGTTCGTATTGACCTTTGAGAGAAATATCAAACCTGTTGAACAAAACTTCCTCAGAAAATCCATGCTCCGTGCTTTACCAAGTGCCTTGATGGTAGTCTTTAGTGTTCTCTTTGTTAAAATTTTTGGAACCAGTCAAGGCTGGTCAGCCATTGAAATTTCGACACTTTTGTATTATCTATTAGCATCGATTGGTTTCATGTCTGTAGTTAGAGCTTGCTTGCCATTTAGCTTGTGGCGTGTGCTATTGATTATTTGGTCAGTTGGAGGTTTCCTTGGAACAGCTCTATTCCCAAGAATCCAAAAATTGCTTGAAATTTCAACACTTACAGGTCAAACATTGCCTATCTATGGCATTATGATGCTCGTCTTTATTGTGATTTTCATACTGACAAGTCGTTATCAAGTTAAAAGATAA
- a CDS encoding zinc ribbon domain-containing protein YjdM gives MNNLPNCPKCNSEYVYEDGALLVCPECAYEWNPAEQAEVEEGLVAIDANGNKLADGDTVTLIKDLKVKGAPKDLKQGTRVKNIRIVEGDHNIDCKIDGFGAMKLKSEFVKKI, from the coding sequence ATGAACAATCTACCAAATTGCCCAAAATGTAATTCAGAATATGTCTATGAAGACGGAGCCTTGCTAGTCTGCCCAGAGTGTGCTTATGAATGGAATCCTGCTGAGCAAGCAGAGGTTGAAGAAGGCCTTGTTGCTATCGATGCTAATGGAAATAAATTGGCTGATGGAGACACAGTAACCTTGATCAAAGACTTGAAAGTGAAAGGTGCACCGAAAGATCTTAAGCAAGGAACACGCGTTAAAAATATCCGTATCGTCGAGGGTGACCACAACATCGACTGTAAGATTGATGGCTTTGGTGCTATGAAACTAAAATCAGAATTTGTTAAAAAGATTTAA
- a CDS encoding SAG1386/EF1546 family surface-associated protein, with translation MEKEPWQEDIYDIEESRSERRSRGNKESGVGANRILTILACIFFVIVVGMIAILIYLSSGGSDRTAALKDFHDSSAPKVEEVSSTSSSSSVEASSSEAESTSSSSSEEHTNAEGTITVLAGEGEAAIAARAGISIAQLEALNPGHMSSGTWFANPGDVLKTR, from the coding sequence ATGGAAAAGGAACCATGGCAAGAAGATATTTACGACATCGAGGAAAGTCGTTCGGAACGCAGAAGCAGAGGAAATAAGGAATCAGGAGTAGGAGCTAATCGTATTTTAACGATTTTGGCTTGTATTTTCTTTGTTATCGTTGTCGGTATGATTGCTATTCTAATCTACCTGTCATCCGGTGGAAGTGATCGTACGGCAGCCTTGAAAGATTTTCATGATTCTTCTGCGCCTAAGGTAGAGGAAGTTTCTTCAACATCATCAAGTAGTTCAGTTGAAGCATCAAGTTCTGAAGCAGAATCAACTTCTTCAAGTAGTTCAGAGGAGCATACAAATGCTGAGGGAACCATTACTGTCCTTGCAGGTGAAGGTGAGGCAGCTATTGCAGCTAGAGCAGGCATTTCTATTGCCCAGCTTGAAGCCTTGAACCCTGGTCATATGTCTTCAGGAACTTGGTTTGCAAATCCTGGTGATGTCCTTAAGACAAGATAG
- a CDS encoding ferredoxin, producing MKITLIPERCIACGLCQTYSDLFDYHDNGIVRFYDDPNQLERDVPASEELLEAVKQCPTRALIKD from the coding sequence ATGAAAATCACACTTATACCTGAACGATGCATTGCCTGCGGGCTATGCCAAACCTATTCTGATTTATTTGATTACCATGATAATGGTATAGTGCGTTTCTATGATGATCCTAATCAACTAGAGAGAGACGTCCCAGCTAGTGAAGAGCTACTGGAAGCTGTAAAACAGTGTCCCACTCGCGCGCTCATCAAAGATTAA
- a CDS encoding tRNA (adenine(22)-N(1))-methyltransferase translates to MISKRLETVASFVPQGAVLLDVGSDHAYLPIELVEKGRIERAIAGEVVVGPYQSAVKNVESHGLTEKIQVRLANGLAAFEESDQVSVITIAGMGGHLIATILEEGLDKLANVERLILQPNNREDELRSWLQEHGFQIVAESILEEAGKFYEILVVEAGKMNLSASDIRFGPFLSKELSPVFVQKWQREASKLEFALSQIPEKNHEERQVLVDKIQAIKEVLHASK, encoded by the coding sequence ATGATTTCAAAGAGATTAGAAACAGTAGCTTCTTTTGTTCCCCAAGGAGCCGTTTTACTGGATGTCGGGAGCGACCATGCTTATTTACCGATTGAACTAGTTGAAAAAGGTCGTATTGAACGTGCTATTGCAGGAGAGGTAGTAGTAGGTCCTTATCAATCTGCTGTAAAAAATGTTGAGAGCCATGGCTTGACTGAGAAAATTCAGGTTCGTTTAGCCAATGGTTTAGCAGCTTTCGAAGAAAGTGACCAGGTTTCTGTTATCACTATTGCTGGGATGGGAGGTCACTTGATTGCTACGATATTAGAAGAAGGATTGGACAAACTAGCCAATGTTGAGCGTTTAATTCTTCAACCAAATAACCGAGAAGATGAGTTACGTAGTTGGTTACAAGAGCATGGATTTCAGATTGTAGCTGAAAGTATTTTAGAGGAAGCTGGGAAATTTTACGAGATTCTAGTAGTGGAAGCTGGGAAAATGAATTTATCAGCTAGCGATATCCGTTTTGGTCCTTTTCTATCTAAAGAACTTAGCCCCGTATTTGTCCAAAAGTGGCAAAGAGAAGCAAGTAAGCTAGAATTTGCCCTTAGTCAAATCCCAGAAAAAAATCATGAAGAACGTCAAGTTTTAGTAGATAAAATTCAAGCCATCAAGGAGGTGCTCCATGCAAGCAAGTGA
- a CDS encoding Pr6Pr family membrane protein, protein MATWNKFIFFSRTLLFFAAFTGVYLEITKRGGLGMLLYYTVLSNLLVVIFTAYLLLKMRSGGDSWQSAGILRLKGGVTMSIMITCVIYHFMLAPLTTDFYRLENFLCHYIVPLWFLADTIIFDKSRQYKLVDPMLWTSLPLLYMIFALLNGFVLKMDVPNAKDSPFPYFFLNATKHGWGFVFKWAATIFVAYMVSGYLFYLVKSIKKFKK, encoded by the coding sequence ATGGCTACTTGGAATAAATTTATTTTTTTCAGTCGGACTCTCTTGTTTTTCGCAGCATTTACAGGGGTCTATCTGGAAATTACCAAACGTGGTGGTTTAGGGATGTTGCTTTACTATACAGTCCTTTCCAATCTTTTGGTTGTCATCTTTACAGCTTATCTTTTGTTAAAGATGCGTAGTGGTGGTGATAGTTGGCAGAGTGCTGGGATTCTACGTCTCAAAGGTGGTGTCACTATGAGTATTATGATTACTTGTGTCATCTATCATTTCATGCTAGCTCCTTTGACGACAGATTTTTACCGTTTGGAAAATTTCCTTTGCCATTATATTGTCCCTCTCTGGTTTTTAGCAGATACAATTATTTTTGATAAGAGTCGTCAATATAAGTTAGTTGATCCCATGCTTTGGACTAGCCTTCCTTTGCTTTATATGATTTTTGCCCTTTTAAACGGTTTTGTTCTAAAGATGGATGTCCCTAATGCTAAGGATAGTCCCTTCCCTTATTTCTTTTTAAATGCTACAAAACATGGTTGGGGCTTTGTCTTTAAATGGGCAGCAACTATCTTTGTTGCCTACATGGTTTCAGGATATCTCTTTTATCTTGTGAAAAGTATTAAAAAATTTAAGAAATAA
- a CDS encoding glycosyltransferase family 2 protein, translating into MDLKTKMMISIIVPCLNEEEVLPLFYQTLEALIPDLGTEIEYIFVDDGSTDKTLDVLKVYREKNPAVHYISFSRNFGKEAAIYAGLQQASGDLVVVMDADLQDPPSLLLEMKELLDQNPDLDCVGTRRTSREGEPFLRSFCANLFYRFMQKISPVALPIGVRDFRMMRKSVVDAVLELTEYNRFSKGLFAWVGFHTHYLEYPNVERQAGKTSWSFRQLFFYSIEGIVNFSDFPLILAFVAGLTSCFMALVMTLFVVIRTLMLGNPTSGWTSLMAVILFLGGVQLLTIGILGKYVSKIYLETKKRPLYLIKEQSESR; encoded by the coding sequence ATGGATTTGAAGACTAAGATGATGATTTCAATCATAGTCCCATGTTTAAACGAAGAGGAAGTACTTCCTCTTTTTTATCAAACTCTTGAAGCACTGATCCCAGATTTGGGAACAGAAATCGAATACATTTTTGTAGATGATGGGTCAACTGATAAGACTTTGGACGTTCTAAAGGTTTATCGAGAGAAAAATCCTGCAGTACATTATATCTCTTTCTCGCGAAATTTTGGGAAGGAAGCGGCCATATATGCAGGTTTACAACAAGCAAGTGGAGACTTGGTGGTGGTTATGGATGCAGACCTTCAGGATCCACCAAGCCTCTTGCTTGAGATGAAAGAACTACTAGATCAGAATCCAGATTTGGACTGTGTGGGAACACGTAGAACTAGTCGAGAGGGAGAGCCATTTCTACGTAGTTTCTGTGCCAATCTTTTTTATCGTTTCATGCAAAAAATTAGCCCAGTAGCTCTTCCCATAGGGGTTCGTGATTTTAGGATGATGAGAAAATCAGTAGTAGATGCAGTGTTAGAATTGACAGAATACAATCGCTTTTCCAAAGGCCTCTTTGCCTGGGTTGGTTTTCATACTCACTATCTAGAATACCCTAATGTTGAAAGGCAGGCAGGTAAGACTAGTTGGAGCTTTAGGCAACTCTTTTTCTACTCTATCGAAGGGATTGTAAATTTTTCAGATTTTCCTTTGATATTAGCCTTTGTTGCTGGTCTTACGTCTTGTTTTATGGCTTTGGTGATGACCCTTTTTGTAGTTATTCGTACTCTTATGCTTGGGAATCCAACCTCTGGCTGGACATCTCTGATGGCTGTCATTCTATTTCTTGGTGGTGTCCAATTATTGACCATTGGTATTCTGGGAAAATATGTCAGTAAAATTTATCTAGAAACAAAAAAAAGGCCCCTCTATCTGATAAAAGAACAGAGTGAGTCAAGATAA
- the galE gene encoding UDP-glucose 4-epimerase GalE yields MQEKILVTGGAGFIGTHTVIELIQAGHQVVVVDNLVNSSHKSLEVVERITGVEIPFYEADIRDTDTLRDIFKHEEPTGVIHFAGLKAVGESTRIPLAYYDNNIAGTVSLLKVMEETNCKNIIFSSSATVYGDPHTVPILEDFPLSATNPYGRTKLMLEEILTDIYKADSEWNVVLLRYFNPIGAHKSGDLGENPNGIPNNLLPYVTQVAVGKLEQVQVFGDDYDTKDGTGVRDYIHVVDLAKGHVAALKKLQKGSGLNIYNLGTGKGYSVLEIIQNMEKAVGRPIPYRIVERRPGDIAACYSDPAKAKEELGWEAELGITEMCEDAWRWQSQHPNGFED; encoded by the coding sequence ATGCAAGAAAAAATTCTGGTAACAGGTGGAGCAGGTTTTATCGGAACTCACACTGTCATTGAATTGATCCAAGCTGGACACCAAGTAGTTGTCGTGGATAATTTGGTAAACAGTAGTCATAAAAGTCTTGAAGTAGTCGAAAGAATCACTGGGGTAGAAATTCCTTTCTACGAAGCAGATATTCGTGACACAGATACACTTCGTGATATTTTCAAACATGAAGAACCAACAGGTGTGATTCATTTTGCTGGTTTGAAAGCTGTAGGTGAGTCTACACGTATCCCACTTGCCTACTATGATAACAATATCGCTGGAACTGTCAGTCTCTTGAAAGTTATGGAAGAGACAAACTGTAAGAATATCATCTTCAGTTCATCAGCAACTGTTTATGGAGATCCTCATACAGTCCCAATCCTAGAAGATTTCCCACTTTCAGCTACAAATCCATATGGTCGTACCAAGCTAATGCTGGAAGAAATTTTGACAGATATCTATAAAGCAGATTCAGAGTGGAACGTTGTTTTACTTCGTTACTTCAACCCAATCGGTGCGCATAAGAGCGGTGATTTGGGTGAAAATCCAAACGGTATTCCCAATAACCTTCTTCCATATGTGACACAAGTTGCAGTTGGTAAGTTGGAACAAGTTCAGGTCTTTGGAGACGACTACGATACTAAAGATGGAACAGGTGTTCGTGACTATATCCACGTCGTTGACCTAGCAAAAGGGCACGTTGCGGCACTTAAGAAGCTTCAAAAAGGTTCAGGACTAAACATTTACAACCTTGGTACAGGAAAAGGCTACTCAGTTCTTGAAATTATCCAAAATATGGAAAAAGCAGTCGGACGTCCTATTCCATACCGTATTGTTGAACGTCGCCCAGGTGATATTGCAGCTTGCTACTCAGATCCGGCAAAAGCTAAGGAAGAGCTAGGATGGGAAGCAGAACTTGGTATTACAGAGATGTGTGAAGACGCATGGCGTTGGCAAAGTCAACATCCAAATGGATTTGAAGACTAA
- the cmk gene encoding (d)CMP kinase: protein MKTIQIAIDGPASSGKSTVAKIIAKDFGYTYLDTGAMYRAATYIALNNQVSPEESSRLLELLEQYPISFGRAETGEQLVFVGDVDVTNPIRENEVTNAVSAFAAIPAIREKLVALQQEIAQQGGIVMDGRDIGTVVLPKAELKIFLVASVDERAERRYKENLSKGIETDLETLKEEIAARDYKDSHRETSPLKQAEDAIYLDTTGLTILEVVEKIKSEAVKHF, encoded by the coding sequence ATGAAAACAATTCAGATCGCTATTGATGGTCCAGCTTCAAGTGGTAAGAGTACAGTAGCTAAGATTATCGCTAAGGACTTTGGCTATACTTATCTGGATACAGGTGCCATGTATCGTGCTGCGACTTACATTGCTTTAAATAACCAAGTAAGCCCAGAAGAGTCATCTCGACTTCTTGAATTATTGGAACAATATCCGATTAGTTTTGGTCGTGCCGAAACAGGAGAACAGCTTGTTTTTGTTGGAGACGTTGATGTTACCAATCCAATCCGAGAAAATGAAGTAACTAATGCTGTATCAGCTTTTGCAGCTATTCCAGCTATTCGTGAAAAATTGGTAGCCCTCCAGCAAGAAATTGCCCAACAAGGCGGAATCGTCATGGATGGTCGAGATATTGGTACAGTGGTCTTGCCTAAGGCTGAATTGAAGATTTTTCTTGTTGCTTCAGTGGATGAGCGTGCAGAACGACGTTATAAGGAAAATCTTTCAAAGGGGATCGAAACAGATTTGGAAACTTTGAAAGAAGAGATTGCTGCGCGTGATTATAAAGATAGTCATCGAGAAACTTCGCCTCTTAAACAAGCAGAGGATGCTATCTACTTAGATACTACAGGACTAACTATTTTAGAAGTTGTCGAAAAAATTAAATCAGAAGCAGTCAAACATTTTTAA